From Spiroplasma eriocheiris, the proteins below share one genomic window:
- the pflB gene encoding formate C-acetyltransferase, translating to MGKTWFPEWDGFTAGKWTDEVDTRGFIQSNYVPYTGDDSFLVGPTDATKKLWDKVMELTKQERENGGVLDADEDLPATITSHAPGYLDKDLEKVVGVQTEKPFKRAMMPNGGVRMVQAANEAYGFKVSDRVVEIFTKYRKTHNQGVFDAYTEDMRACRKSHIITGLPDAYGRGRIIGDYRRLALYGADYLIAKKEEDKRNTSLVMTEDVIRLREELSEQILALKEIKKMAASYGFDVSKPAANAKEAFQWTYLGYLAAIKENNGAAMSFGRTSGFLDVYIERDLKNGVLTETDVQELVDHMIMKLRIVKFMRTPEYNQLFSGDPIWATESIGGMGIDGRTLVTKTAFRYIHTLANMGPSPEPNLTILWSQHLPEGFKAFCAKYSILYSSMQYENDDLMRATHGDDYAIACCVSPMRVGKQMQFFGARCNLVKTLLYAINGGIDEIHKNQVSPRFEPCHGDENTPLNYEEVWTKFVQMAKWLAGVYCNALNIIHYMHDKYFYERSQMCFMDTNAHRFFATGIAGLSVVTDSLSAIKHAKVYPLKDSDGVVTDYRIEGDFPTYGNNDDRADDIAIEVVKTFMNEVRRQHHYRNSEPTMSVLTITSNVVYGKVTGNSPDGRKAGVPFSPGANPMNGRDKTGAVNSLASVAKIPFKHASDGISNTFTIIPNALGKDQDLIIHGDLNISSIDPHDQHKK from the coding sequence ATGGGAAAAACATGATTTCCTGAGTGAGATGGTTTTACCGCTGGAAAATGAACAGATGAGGTAGACACTCGCGGATTTATTCAAAGTAACTATGTTCCATATACTGGTGATGATAGTTTTTTAGTTGGACCAACGGATGCTACCAAAAAATTATGAGATAAAGTTATGGAATTAACAAAACAAGAACGTGAAAATGGGGGAGTATTGGATGCCGATGAAGATTTACCAGCAACAATTACTTCGCATGCACCTGGTTACTTAGACAAAGACTTGGAAAAAGTAGTTGGAGTGCAAACTGAAAAACCATTTAAAAGAGCAATGATGCCAAACGGGGGAGTTCGAATGGTCCAAGCGGCTAATGAAGCGTATGGATTTAAAGTTTCCGACCGAGTGGTAGAAATTTTTACAAAATACCGTAAAACTCATAACCAAGGAGTTTTTGATGCTTATACAGAAGACATGCGTGCGTGTCGTAAGTCACATATTATTACTGGTCTTCCTGATGCTTACGGGCGGGGAAGAATTATTGGTGATTATCGTCGTTTAGCATTATATGGAGCAGATTATTTAATTGCTAAAAAAGAAGAAGACAAACGTAATACTTCATTAGTAATGACAGAAGATGTTATTCGTTTACGCGAAGAATTATCAGAACAAATTTTAGCGTTAAAAGAAATTAAAAAAATGGCCGCTTCATATGGGTTTGATGTTTCAAAACCAGCCGCTAATGCTAAAGAAGCTTTTCAATGAACATATTTAGGATACTTAGCAGCGATTAAAGAAAACAACGGAGCAGCCATGAGTTTTGGAAGAACAAGTGGTTTCTTAGATGTTTACATTGAACGGGACTTAAAAAATGGAGTCTTAACAGAAACTGATGTTCAAGAACTAGTTGACCATATGATTATGAAATTAAGAATTGTTAAATTTATGCGAACACCAGAATATAACCAATTATTCTCTGGGGATCCAATTTGGGCCACTGAATCAATTGGGGGAATGGGAATTGATGGCCGTACATTAGTTACTAAAACAGCATTCCGTTATATTCATACCTTAGCAAACATGGGACCTTCTCCCGAACCAAACTTAACAATCTTATGATCACAACATTTACCAGAAGGATTTAAAGCTTTTTGTGCTAAATACTCAATTTTATATTCATCAATGCAATATGAAAATGATGACTTAATGCGCGCAACCCACGGGGATGACTATGCAATTGCGTGTTGTGTATCACCAATGCGGGTAGGAAAACAAATGCAATTCTTCGGCGCTCGTTGTAATTTAGTAAAAACATTATTATATGCTATCAACGGGGGAATTGATGAAATCCATAAAAACCAAGTGTCACCACGCTTTGAACCTTGTCATGGCGATGAAAATACACCATTAAATTATGAAGAAGTATGAACAAAATTTGTCCAAATGGCAAAATGATTAGCGGGTGTATATTGTAACGCCTTAAATATTATTCATTATATGCATGACAAATACTTCTATGAAAGAAGTCAAATGTGTTTTATGGATACTAATGCTCACCGTTTCTTTGCCACTGGAATTGCAGGATTATCAGTCGTAACTGACTCGTTATCAGCAATTAAACATGCCAAAGTTTACCCATTAAAAGATAGCGATGGGGTGGTAACTGACTACCGCATTGAAGGGGATTTCCCAACTTATGGTAATAATGATGATCGTGCCGATGATATTGCAATTGAAGTTGTTAAAACTTTCATGAACGAAGTGCGTCGTCAACACCACTACCGTAATTCTGAACCAACAATGTCAGTACTAACTATTACTTCAAATGTGGTATATGGAAAAGTAACTGGTAATTCTCCAGATGGTCGTAAAGCTGGGGTACCATTCTCACCAGGGGCCAACCCAATGAATGGTAGAGATAAAACCGGAGCGGTAAATTCCCTAGCCTCGGTCGCTAAAATTCCATTCAAACATGCATCGGATGGTATTTCAAATACCTTTACAATTATTCCAAATGCCTTAGGAAAAGATCAAGACTTAATTATTCATGGTGATTTAAATATTAGTAGTATTGATCCCCATGATCAACATAAAAAATAG
- a CDS encoding formate/nitrite transporter family protein has protein sequence MDKKLTRIVKYQQQLTKLSTVELSILDEHHSYSEQAIIGAFEASNKKINASVMNTIINGILGGLFISLGYIVALFAMQGVNTTGVKQLIFGITFPIGLILLTFLGGGLYTSHCVGFINSSIGAASPWKFYRNLMLVFLGNFLGSLLAAVVIYFAVVYGHILTGDKAVTLNTHGDSWSAETMQMIEHKMGFVGSALADGLIPTGQQIGQTFLNNLMSGIYCNILVGATLYLTYSSKNAAASFLGIFLALFAFCVAGFQHVVANTFIFWMNIFMVGDQLSAAHVLPASSVGYFVLVNLIPAFIGNFIGGGLLIPVLCYFIARKKINAAAVKGQKKYFSEQIKLLQLQTGFAQIINHEFVLDNTKFNQAIQNLDSKPHRQWFKRSHK, from the coding sequence ATGGATAAGAAACTTACGCGGATTGTAAAATATCAACAACAACTAACTAAGTTGTCAACAGTTGAACTAAGTATTCTTGATGAACATCACTCTTATTCAGAACAAGCAATCATTGGCGCTTTTGAAGCATCAAATAAAAAGATTAATGCTAGTGTGATGAATACAATTATCAACGGAATCTTAGGTGGATTATTTATTTCGTTGGGTTACATTGTGGCATTGTTTGCGATGCAGGGTGTTAATACGACGGGAGTTAAACAATTAATTTTTGGGATTACCTTTCCAATTGGCCTAATTTTATTGACCTTTTTAGGAGGCGGATTATATACTTCTCATTGTGTCGGATTTATTAATAGTAGCATTGGTGCTGCTAGTCCGTGAAAATTTTATCGCAACTTGATGCTAGTTTTTTTAGGAAACTTTTTAGGAAGTTTATTAGCCGCTGTTGTGATTTATTTTGCCGTGGTATATGGCCATATTTTAACGGGTGATAAAGCAGTGACATTGAACACCCATGGTGATTCATGAAGTGCGGAAACAATGCAAATGATTGAACACAAAATGGGATTTGTGGGAAGTGCCCTTGCTGATGGGCTAATCCCAACTGGCCAACAAATTGGTCAAACCTTTTTAAATAATTTAATGTCGGGAATTTACTGTAATATTTTAGTCGGGGCCACTTTATATTTAACTTATTCTTCAAAAAATGCGGCCGCTTCATTTTTAGGAATTTTCTTAGCCTTGTTTGCTTTTTGCGTGGCGGGGTTCCAGCACGTTGTGGCTAATACATTTATTTTTTGAATGAATATTTTTATGGTTGGTGATCAGTTATCAGCCGCCCATGTCCTACCAGCATCTTCAGTTGGATATTTTGTGTTAGTTAATTTAATTCCTGCTTTTATTGGTAATTTTATCGGAGGGGGCTTATTAATTCCAGTTCTATGTTATTTTATTGCCCGTAAAAAAATCAATGCCGCCGCGGTTAAAGGACAAAAAAAATACTTTAGTGAACAAATTAAATTATTACAATTACAAACAGGGTTTGCTCAAATTATTAATCACGAATTTGTGTTAGATAATACCAAATTTAACCAAGCAATTCAGAATCTTGACAGTAAACCACATCGCCAATGATTTAAACGAAGCCATAAATAA
- the yihA gene encoding ribosome biogenesis GTP-binding protein YihA/YsxC, with protein sequence MFAVKTASYLTSAVDKKDWINDEVKEICFLGKSNVGKSSFINMLTNRRQLAKVSQTPGKTRMLNFFSINNNQFRIVDAPGYGFAKVNNQQKLAFSKMMEKYLASRSNLVFVCLLVDLRHNPTSDDITMYEYLQHYQIPTVIIGTKLDKLKKNDIKKNEQKIKTMLNFNPADYFIKTSSEKKQGLKECWELFTKLLNL encoded by the coding sequence ATGTTCGCAGTTAAAACAGCATCCTATCTTACTTCAGCGGTTGATAAAAAAGACTGAATTAATGATGAGGTCAAAGAAATTTGCTTCTTAGGAAAAAGTAATGTTGGTAAATCAAGTTTTATTAATATGTTAACTAATCGTCGCCAACTCGCCAAGGTGTCCCAAACTCCGGGTAAAACAAGAATGTTAAATTTTTTTAGTATTAATAATAATCAGTTTCGAATTGTTGATGCTCCTGGTTATGGGTTTGCTAAAGTTAATAACCAGCAAAAATTAGCTTTTAGTAAAATGATGGAGAAATACTTAGCATCACGTTCTAACCTGGTTTTTGTTTGTTTATTAGTTGATTTACGACATAACCCAACAAGTGATGATATTACTATGTATGAATATTTACAGCACTATCAAATTCCAACAGTTATTATTGGGACTAAGTTAGATAAGTTAAAGAAAAATGATATTAAAAAAAATGAACAAAAAATTAAAACAATGTTAAATTTTAATCCCGCGGATTATTTTATTAAGACTTCGAGTGAAAAAAAACAAGGTTTAAAAGAGTGTTGGGAACTTTTTACAAAATTATTAAATTTATAA
- a CDS encoding TrmH family RNA methyltransferase, giving the protein MGYREINSSQNEYIKELAKLKHNKIRHVKQLALIEGLHLISSAYDNNLLVEILVTKDNLHLVNQYQNVNIIIVTDQIIRKLSTSVTSQPILGIINLAKYFSHQKIDYHQNALILENIQDPGNLGTLLRTSFGFNFPNVFLVHNGVDLFNDKVIRASQGALFYLNIHVISHPVAEFLVHLKKEQYQIISTNLSDNSTFLETTTFAIDQKYAVCLGNEGSGLSPMILDNSDLNVKIKINVKLDSLNVAQAGTILMYEINKQQKGE; this is encoded by the coding sequence ATGGGGTATCGTGAAATTAATTCAAGTCAAAATGAATATATTAAAGAATTAGCTAAATTAAAGCATAATAAAATTCGTCATGTTAAACAGTTAGCCCTTATTGAAGGTTTACATTTAATTAGTAGTGCCTATGATAATAATTTATTAGTGGAGATTTTAGTAACGAAGGATAATTTACATTTAGTTAACCAATACCAAAATGTTAATATTATTATAGTAACCGACCAAATTATTAGGAAACTGTCAACAAGTGTCACGAGCCAACCAATTTTGGGAATTATTAACTTAGCCAAATATTTTAGCCATCAAAAAATTGATTACCACCAGAATGCTTTAATTCTGGAAAATATTCAAGACCCAGGGAACTTAGGAACATTATTACGGACTAGTTTCGGATTTAATTTTCCCAATGTTTTTTTAGTTCATAATGGGGTTGACTTATTTAATGATAAAGTTATCCGTGCTAGTCAAGGCGCTTTATTTTATTTGAATATTCATGTAATTTCTCACCCTGTTGCTGAATTTTTGGTCCATTTAAAAAAAGAACAATATCAAATTATTAGTACTAATCTTAGTGATAATTCAACATTTTTAGAAACAACCACTTTTGCTATCGACCAAAAATATGCCGTTTGCTTAGGCAACGAAGGTAGTGGGCTATCACCAATGATACTAGATAATAGTGATTTAAATGTTAAAATTAAAATTAATGTCAAGTTAGATTCATTAAATGTTGCTCAAGCAGGAACAATTTTAATGTATGAAATTAATAAGCAGCAGAAAGGAGAATAG
- a CDS encoding M17 family metallopeptidase, whose amino-acid sequence MLIIQATTSRENSDYLTIIFIIEKTSKQKIILQNITSENQSHIELVVSYDLLADLFHYKKKLINVLTQISNSQILFDFSSFSSTLPNCTELLKTSLKAILYVFNPQKCQFKKELPNVDYNLLIYHSAYPDLEDIIPTTQRLMQWVNTARYLQDMPANLMTPVLFTNFWKDKLKNMKNLIMKIYENQELTKMGLNLLLAVNQGSSHRACMIIVEYQGNKTTSEYQTAFVGKVITFDSGGYCLKSSSGQLGMKFDMSGAAIVLAAISALAEQEVPANILAVAMLTENAIGGNAILTESVVKSHAGWYVEINNTDAEGRLVLADGISYAKQTYQPATIIDVATLTGSVKNALGVNISGMFSNNEKLVKNFTKVTKNTLEPVWWLPIQLENYDNLTSEIADFKNAATNREYGVGNGAAFISKFAGETPWLHLDIAGTADYHSRGTGVMVESLVEFIKIKNF is encoded by the coding sequence ATGTTAATAATTCAAGCAACTACTAGTCGTGAAAATTCAGATTATTTAACAATTATCTTTATTATTGAGAAAACAAGTAAGCAGAAAATTATTCTCCAGAATATTACCAGCGAAAACCAATCCCATATTGAATTAGTAGTTTCCTATGATTTATTAGCTGATTTATTTCATTATAAAAAAAAGCTAATTAATGTTTTAACCCAGATTTCGAATTCACAAATATTATTTGATTTTAGTTCTTTTTCATCAACACTTCCTAATTGTACGGAGTTATTAAAAACAAGTTTGAAAGCAATTTTATATGTTTTTAATCCACAAAAATGTCAATTTAAAAAAGAACTTCCGAATGTGGATTATAATCTTTTAATTTATCACTCAGCTTATCCGGACTTAGAGGATATTATTCCAACTACCCAGCGCCTTATGCAATGGGTTAATACAGCTCGGTATTTACAAGATATGCCTGCTAATTTAATGACCCCAGTTTTGTTTACTAATTTTTGAAAAGACAAGTTAAAAAATATGAAGAATTTAATAATGAAGATTTATGAAAATCAAGAATTGACAAAAATGGGATTAAATTTATTATTAGCAGTAAACCAGGGTAGTAGTCACCGTGCTTGTATGATTATCGTGGAGTATCAAGGTAATAAAACTACTAGTGAATACCAGACTGCTTTCGTTGGCAAGGTAATAACTTTTGATAGTGGTGGTTATTGTTTAAAAAGTAGTAGTGGGCAGTTAGGGATGAAATTTGATATGTCTGGGGCCGCAATTGTTTTAGCAGCCATTAGCGCATTAGCTGAGCAAGAAGTACCTGCCAATATACTTGCAGTTGCAATGTTAACGGAAAATGCAATTGGGGGTAATGCAATTTTAACTGAAAGTGTTGTTAAATCACATGCAGGTTGATATGTTGAAATTAATAACACGGATGCTGAAGGACGTCTTGTATTAGCAGATGGAATTAGTTATGCTAAACAAACTTACCAGCCAGCCACAATTATTGATGTTGCAACGTTGACTGGTTCGGTTAAAAATGCTTTGGGGGTTAACATTAGTGGGATGTTTAGCAACAATGAAAAGTTGGTGAAGAATTTTACAAAGGTTACTAAGAATACCTTAGAACCAGTTTGATGATTACCAATTCAGTTAGAAAATTATGATAATTTAACTTCTGAAATTGCTGATTTTAAAAATGCGGCCACTAACCGTGAATATGGAGTAGGAAATGGTGCCGCTTTCATTAGCAAATTCGCGGGAGAAACCCCGTGATTGCACTTAGATATTGCCGGAACTGCTGATTATCATAGTCGGGGGACTGGTGTGATGGTTGAAAGTTTAGTTGAATTTATCAAAATAAAGAATTTTTAA
- a CDS encoding MalY/PatB family protein, whose protein sequence is MKYNFDEIVDRSETYDRKWNIEYLTQTYQINPHQKIYSAWIGDTDFKCPIAVVDVIKKRVETNIYGYNYVPTQFYQSIIKWHQERLKVNLQPSWIHLTYGTVGTLYYLIQEFSNVQDRILVQTPVYGPFGESIIDNNRTLVCNNLLYQDNSYQIDFTDFENQIINNQVKIFIFCSPHNPGGIVWTKQDIKKMLKICQKHQVLVIADEVHRDLIINQEATFTSCLAFPEHYSHLIVCTSPNNAFNFGGFKTSYIVIPDETLTTRFLNCMKINRVTSPNTFGAIALIAAYDNCQDWLEQLNVYLWNNFVIVKEFFQTELPFCKVMHSDASFFAWINFVETGLTAEEIEELFLKKNIILSYGKDFVQNGEFFFRLNFGCSQVFLKELLLQIKTAFMELEGKR, encoded by the coding sequence ATGAAATATAATTTTGATGAAATTGTCGATCGTAGCGAAACATATGATCGTAAATGAAATATTGAATATTTAACACAAACTTACCAGATTAATCCCCACCAAAAAATTTATTCCGCGTGGATTGGTGATACTGATTTTAAATGTCCGATTGCGGTTGTGGATGTTATTAAAAAACGAGTAGAGACTAATATTTATGGTTATAACTATGTCCCGACTCAGTTTTATCAAAGTATTATTAAATGGCACCAAGAACGCTTAAAGGTTAATCTCCAACCCTCATGAATTCATTTAACTTATGGAACTGTTGGAACTTTATATTATTTAATCCAAGAGTTTAGTAATGTGCAGGATCGGATTTTAGTGCAAACTCCTGTCTATGGTCCCTTTGGAGAAAGCATTATTGATAATAACCGCACCTTAGTTTGTAATAATTTGCTTTACCAGGATAATAGTTATCAGATTGATTTTACTGATTTTGAAAATCAAATTATTAATAACCAGGTTAAAATTTTTATTTTTTGTTCGCCCCATAATCCCGGAGGGATTGTCTGAACTAAACAAGATATTAAAAAAATGTTAAAAATTTGTCAAAAACACCAGGTGTTAGTTATTGCCGATGAGGTTCACCGTGATTTAATTATTAACCAGGAAGCAACATTTACTAGTTGTTTAGCTTTTCCTGAACATTATTCTCATTTAATAGTTTGTACTAGTCCAAATAATGCATTTAATTTTGGAGGTTTTAAAACAAGTTATATTGTGATTCCTGATGAAACATTAACAACAAGATTCTTAAATTGTATGAAAATTAACCGGGTTACTTCTCCTAATACTTTTGGGGCAATTGCTCTCATTGCTGCTTATGATAACTGTCAGGATTGGTTAGAACAGTTAAATGTGTATTTATGAAATAATTTTGTGATTGTTAAAGAATTTTTTCAAACTGAACTTCCATTTTGTAAAGTAATGCATAGTGATGCTTCTTTTTTTGCCTGAATTAATTTTGTCGAAACAGGATTAACTGCCGAGGAAATTGAAGAACTCTTTTTAAAGAAAAATATTATTCTTTCGTATGGGAAAGATTTTGTTCAAAACGGGGAATTCTTTTTTCGACTAAATTTTGGTTGCTCACAAGTATTTTTAAAAGAATTATTGCTACAAATTAAAACTGCTTTTATGGAATTAGAAGGGAAGCGATAG
- a CDS encoding MurR/RpiR family transcriptional regulator, with translation MAKQQLLKQIKELAKDDNPIRSSIASVILDNLDHISKLSIVDIAKLSNVSTTVIRFCNSLGLSGFKELKMVLKFLSLYHISDDMSYAIDNSLLNQSMKFLNQYNAIKYQASLELSNLYEDLTIYNLAKIINERKRIHIFAFSLAYKIASIWATRLGWLNIQTFCLNDYNLMENQINLIHDEDICLFITLSGQNKQLANFLATVEENTNNLQIYVIMGQYPTQLFNDVENKIIIHCDEQQIWDSYSITAQTLIQFLDLVYYELLNKVIKK, from the coding sequence ATGGCAAAACAACAACTGTTGAAACAAATTAAAGAGTTAGCAAAAGATGACAATCCAATTCGTAGTTCGATTGCAAGTGTTATTTTAGATAATTTAGACCATATTAGTAAATTATCAATTGTTGATATTGCAAAATTAAGTAATGTCTCTACTACTGTTATTCGTTTTTGCAATAGTTTAGGGTTAAGCGGATTTAAAGAATTGAAAATGGTCTTGAAGTTTTTAAGTCTGTACCATATTAGTGATGATATGTCGTATGCGATTGATAATAGTTTATTAAATCAATCAATGAAGTTTTTAAATCAATACAATGCAATTAAATACCAAGCTAGTTTAGAATTAAGCAATTTATATGAAGACTTAACAATTTATAATTTAGCTAAAATAATTAATGAACGAAAAAGAATTCATATTTTTGCTTTTTCGCTAGCTTATAAAATTGCGAGTATTTGAGCAACACGGTTGGGATGACTAAATATTCAAACTTTTTGTTTGAATGATTATAATTTAATGGAAAACCAAATTAATTTAATTCACGATGAGGATATTTGTTTGTTTATTACCCTGAGTGGACAAAATAAACAGTTAGCAAATTTTTTAGCAACTGTTGAAGAAAATACTAATAATTTACAAATCTATGTGATTATGGGTCAGTATCCAACCCAGCTCTTTAATGATGTTGAAAACAAAATTATTATTCATTGTGATGAACAACAAATCTGAGATAGTTATTCTATCACAGCTCAAACTTTAATTCAGTTTTTAGATTTAGTCTATTATGAATTATTAAATAAGGTCATCAAAAAATAA
- a CDS encoding M24 family metallopeptidase gives MKNKIVTDLLVSNDLDAILITSKVNRYWYTNFPSSSGYLLITRTKAFLLLDGRYLTDAKTKVQNAEIIAIKDIFKDLKTLITAAEIKKLGFENEYLTYDFYLMYQENLGMSLIPTSVRQLRMVKTPEEINLLQHSAWITDQALQQVIDNFDVGMSEDDIENIIFTTFAKLGADKIYPRAIVTSGVRGSLPHGKPTTKPIMQGELVTIDFGCVYQGYYSDMTRTLAVGEISSQLQEIYEVVQTAQRLGVQAIAPGVKASDIHRICYDYINQKGYGEYFVHQTGHGVGLEVHEAPRIATYDNTPLQAGMVVTVDPGIYLPNVGGVRIEDDILVTTNGFEYLTKHSHALINLLKR, from the coding sequence ATGAAAAATAAGATTGTTACTGATTTATTAGTCAGCAATGATTTAGATGCCATTTTGATAACTTCAAAAGTGAACCGGTATTGATATACTAATTTTCCATCTTCATCGGGTTATTTATTAATTACCCGCACAAAAGCGTTTTTATTATTGGATGGCAGATATTTAACTGATGCGAAAACAAAAGTTCAGAATGCGGAAATTATTGCCATTAAAGATATTTTTAAAGATCTAAAAACATTAATTACTGCTGCCGAAATTAAAAAACTTGGGTTTGAAAATGAATATTTAACATATGATTTCTATTTAATGTATCAAGAAAATCTTGGCATGTCCTTAATTCCAACTTCGGTGCGTCAATTACGGATGGTCAAAACCCCGGAAGAAATTAATTTATTACAACATTCAGCGTGAATCACAGACCAGGCGTTACAACAAGTAATTGATAATTTTGATGTTGGAATGAGCGAAGATGACATTGAAAATATTATTTTTACAACTTTTGCAAAGCTCGGTGCTGATAAAATTTATCCTCGGGCAATTGTAACCTCCGGTGTGAGGGGATCCTTACCCCACGGAAAACCAACTACCAAGCCAATCATGCAAGGTGAATTAGTAACTATTGATTTTGGCTGTGTTTACCAAGGGTATTATTCCGATATGACGCGAACATTAGCTGTTGGTGAGATTAGTTCGCAGTTACAAGAAATCTATGAAGTTGTGCAAACAGCCCAACGCTTAGGAGTCCAAGCAATTGCCCCGGGGGTTAAAGCATCAGATATTCACCGAATATGTTATGATTATATTAATCAAAAGGGATATGGGGAATATTTTGTTCATCAAACTGGCCATGGCGTTGGTTTAGAAGTTCATGAAGCCCCGCGGATCGCAACATATGATAACACACCTTTACAAGCGGGGATGGTAGTTACTGTTGATCCAGGGATTTATTTACCCAATGTTGGGGGTGTGCGGATTGAAGATGATATTTTAGTTACCACCAACGGTTTTGAATATTTAACCAAACATTCCCATGCTTTAATTAATTTATTGAAGCGTTAA
- a CDS encoding M17 family metallopeptidase yields the protein MIFINDKSQKYQATLKFLTKEDPQYNNIFVDKTPGAISFLDSTHTFYLAGELSDPDCYQTISTSLRKFIKGNNFTLLVDIDSFTLDNIEIITAIIEAILYATHPEWTMQSHVQPKTEHYLLKTSYRDIDILYQRLLAEITSVNLACDLQDGAPNIIYPAAFVDIITNKYHHLKNLKISVLNLEDIKKLKMGLFLSVNQGSADEGKILIIEYHNDPTTPEKTAFIGKGITFDSGGYALKPPSGMVNMCYDMSGAASVISAMYGVSQLAPKINVVALAPLTDNRIGGATTLNTAIVQAMNGKTVQVTSTDAEGRMVMADAITYAIQKLQATKIITVATLTGAMIKGLGKYVTGAMATSDELFHRFYQATRQAHETFWRMPVTRENYQAMSNTQYADLVNHSYDKYNPTGNSMAFLDNFTESLPFLHIDIAGTAYIDDRGKGTMVKSIIEYCLLEGQYYEK from the coding sequence ATGATTTTTATTAATGACAAATCCCAAAAATATCAGGCAACATTAAAGTTTTTAACAAAAGAAGACCCGCAGTACAATAATATTTTTGTGGATAAAACACCAGGGGCTATCTCATTTTTAGATAGTACTCACACCTTTTACTTAGCTGGTGAACTTAGCGACCCGGATTGTTATCAAACAATTAGTACTAGTTTAAGAAAATTTATTAAGGGTAATAACTTTACCTTATTAGTTGACATTGATTCTTTTACGTTGGATAACATAGAAATTATTACTGCTATTATTGAAGCAATTTTATATGCAACCCATCCAGAATGAACAATGCAATCACATGTTCAACCCAAAACAGAGCATTATCTACTTAAAACAAGTTATCGCGATATTGATATCTTATACCAACGCTTATTAGCTGAAATTACTAGTGTTAATTTAGCTTGTGATTTACAAGATGGGGCACCCAATATTATTTATCCGGCTGCTTTTGTGGACATCATTACTAATAAGTACCACCATCTTAAAAACTTAAAAATCTCGGTTTTAAATTTAGAAGATATTAAAAAGTTAAAAATGGGATTATTTTTATCTGTTAACCAAGGAAGTGCGGATGAAGGAAAAATTTTAATTATTGAATATCATAATGATCCGACAACCCCCGAAAAAACCGCATTTATTGGTAAAGGAATTACCTTTGATAGTGGGGGTTATGCGTTGAAGCCACCAAGTGGGATGGTTAATATGTGTTATGATATGTCCGGAGCGGCAAGTGTTATTAGTGCTATGTATGGAGTTAGTCAGTTAGCTCCTAAAATTAATGTTGTTGCTCTGGCCCCTTTAACAGATAATCGTATTGGCGGGGCAACTACTTTAAACACTGCCATTGTTCAAGCAATGAATGGTAAAACAGTGCAGGTTACTTCAACTGATGCGGAAGGGCGAATGGTAATGGCCGATGCAATTACCTATGCCATTCAAAAATTGCAAGCAACTAAAATTATTACTGTTGCTACTTTAACGGGGGCAATGATTAAAGGTTTGGGAAAATATGTCACCGGAGCGATGGCAACTAGTGATGAATTATTTCATCGCTTTTACCAAGCAACTCGCCAAGCGCACGAAACTTTTTGACGAATGCCTGTCACCCGAGAAAATTATCAAGCAATGAGTAATACCCAATATGCTGATTTAGTCAATCATTCTTATGATAAATATAATCCGACCGGTAATTCAATGGCATTTTTAGATAATTTTACAGAGTCACTACCATTTCTCCACATTGATATTGCGGGAACCGCCTACATTGATGATCGTGGAAAAGGAACAATGGTAAAATCAATCATTGAATATTGCTTATTAGAAGGTCAGTATTATGAAAAATAA